In Altererythrobacter rubellus, the following are encoded in one genomic region:
- a CDS encoding aminopeptidase P family protein has protein sequence MLMQTHEARLDALKQELKRRELDGFIIPISDEHMSEYVGAYAQRLEWLTGFGGSAGSAAVLLNTAAIFVDGRYTVQVRDQVDEKLFEYRSVPKDTIGGWIADHAGQGAKIGYDAWLHSRAWVNTVSAQAAKVGAELVPVDGNPLDAVWQDQPEPSDAVAMIQTDEHTGRSSAEKRAEIADWLKAEGHDAAVISALDSVAWLLNIRGSDIAHTPVALSYVVAHADGTAELFIGSEKVTPELSQHLGNAVTIRERGTFADALGTMAGKKVAVDPNYAVAGIAQALEAGGATVSFERDPTILPRAIKNPVEQQGHRDAQARDGVAVSRFLRWIEETAPSGEVDELAAAAKLLEFRRELGNLKDISFDTISAAAGHAALPHYKVDEDSNIPIPPSSIFLCDSGGQYPAGTTDITRTVWVGPGEPTTEMKDRFTRVLKGHIQIDRAIFPQGTCGGQLDAFARQYLWEAGVDYAHGTGHGVGSFLSVHEGPQRIAKLGGGQPGADEELFAGMILSNEPGYYKAGEFGIRIENLILTVQQDIEGAEGEYLGFECLTFVPIDRTLVEETLLTADEINWWNDYHAKVWDILSPQMDGEDLAWLEKHCAPL, from the coding sequence ATGTTGATGCAAACCCACGAAGCGCGTCTCGACGCGTTGAAGCAGGAATTGAAACGTCGCGAACTGGACGGGTTCATCATACCCATTTCGGATGAGCATATGAGCGAATATGTCGGTGCCTATGCACAGCGGCTTGAATGGCTGACCGGATTTGGCGGCAGCGCAGGCAGCGCTGCGGTGCTGCTAAACACAGCCGCGATCTTTGTTGACGGCCGCTATACCGTGCAAGTGCGCGATCAAGTGGACGAAAAACTGTTTGAATACCGCTCTGTGCCCAAGGATACGATTGGCGGATGGATCGCCGACCATGCCGGCCAAGGCGCGAAGATCGGTTACGATGCATGGCTGCATAGCAGGGCGTGGGTAAATACGGTTTCAGCGCAAGCGGCCAAAGTGGGCGCAGAACTGGTACCTGTCGACGGCAACCCGCTTGACGCCGTGTGGCAGGACCAGCCCGAGCCATCCGATGCGGTGGCAATGATCCAGACAGACGAGCACACTGGGCGCTCCTCGGCTGAAAAGCGCGCGGAGATCGCAGATTGGCTCAAGGCCGAAGGTCACGATGCAGCGGTCATCTCCGCGCTCGATTCGGTGGCGTGGCTGTTGAATATCCGCGGCTCAGACATCGCGCATACGCCAGTCGCGCTAAGCTATGTCGTTGCACATGCCGATGGGACTGCAGAATTGTTCATCGGTTCCGAGAAAGTCACGCCGGAGCTGTCACAGCACTTGGGCAATGCGGTGACGATCCGTGAACGCGGCACCTTTGCAGACGCGCTTGGAACAATGGCAGGGAAGAAGGTCGCGGTTGATCCCAATTATGCCGTGGCCGGGATTGCTCAGGCGCTGGAGGCAGGTGGCGCAACCGTGAGCTTTGAGCGCGACCCCACCATTCTGCCGCGCGCGATCAAAAATCCGGTCGAACAACAAGGTCACCGCGACGCGCAGGCCCGCGACGGCGTCGCTGTAAGCCGTTTCCTGCGCTGGATCGAGGAAACCGCGCCGTCGGGCGAAGTCGACGAGCTGGCCGCCGCGGCAAAACTGCTCGAATTCCGCCGCGAGCTGGGCAACCTCAAAGACATCAGCTTCGACACCATCTCTGCCGCTGCCGGTCACGCCGCGCTGCCGCATTACAAGGTCGATGAAGACAGCAATATTCCGATCCCGCCCAGCTCAATCTTCCTGTGCGATTCAGGTGGGCAATATCCGGCGGGCACAACCGATATCACGCGCACTGTTTGGGTTGGCCCTGGCGAACCAACAACAGAGATGAAAGACCGCTTCACGCGCGTTCTCAAGGGCCACATCCAGATTGATCGCGCCATTTTCCCGCAAGGCACCTGCGGGGGTCAGCTGGATGCCTTTGCCCGGCAATATCTCTGGGAGGCAGGCGTCGATTACGCGCATGGTACTGGCCATGGCGTAGGTAGTTTCCTGTCAGTCCATGAAGGGCCACAGCGCATCGCCAAGCTTGGCGGCGGTCAACCCGGAGCGGACGAGGAACTGTTCGCAGGCATGATCCTGTCGAACGAACCTGGCTATTACAAAGCGGGCGAATTTGGCATCCGGATCGAGAATCTGATCCTGACCGTACAACAGGATATCGAAGGCGCAGAGGGCGAGTATCTGGGGTTCGAATGCCTGACCTTTGTGCCGATCGACCGTACACTGGTTGAAGAGACCCTCCTGACCGCTGACGAGATCAATTGGTGGAATGATTATCATGCCAAGGTCTGGGATATCTTGAGCCCGCAGATGGATGGCGAGGACTTGGCCTGGCTGGAAAAGCATTGCGCTCCGCTTTGA
- a CDS encoding VOC family protein: MIGYVTLGTNDLPRAAKFYDAIAAEMGVGRMMDFDTFIAWGAWDGGAGIAATKPFDGKEATVGNGTMVAIEAKDKDQVHRLYDIAMVHGGTDEGAPGPRGEPDENGKVFYAGYFRDPDGNKLNAFLMADA, translated from the coding sequence ATGATCGGTTATGTAACGCTGGGCACGAACGATCTGCCGCGCGCCGCCAAATTCTATGACGCTATCGCCGCTGAAATGGGCGTCGGACGGATGATGGACTTCGATACTTTTATTGCCTGGGGCGCATGGGATGGCGGTGCAGGCATAGCCGCGACCAAACCGTTCGATGGCAAGGAAGCGACCGTCGGCAACGGCACGATGGTGGCCATCGAAGCCAAGGACAAGGATCAGGTCCATCGACTGTATGACATTGCAATGGTACACGGTGGAACCGATGAAGGCGCGCCGGGCCCACGCGGTGAACCGGATGAGAACGGCAAGGTGTTCTATGCCGGATATTTCCGTGACCCAGACGGCAACAAGCTCAACGCTTTCCTTATGGCAGACGCCTGA
- a CDS encoding EF-hand domain-containing protein: MRKLTLTLSAAALAIGASGAAFADHHGGKRGPDANGDGNVTLEEARTHSAKMFERADADGNGVIDRADRAAKQAERFAKMDANGDGEVTQAEMQVAREARQSRRQERRGDRAERMFARADTDGSGGLSQEEMSAAREAMRARAGERGGREARQGRGGPSRMMAMLRRADTNGDEAVTREEFDAAIETRFNSADKDGSGTISSAERKAAREAMREQRSGP; encoded by the coding sequence ATGCGTAAACTCACACTCACCCTTTCAGCCGCCGCTCTTGCCATTGGCGCTTCTGGCGCGGCCTTCGCTGACCATCATGGCGGCAAGCGCGGACCCGATGCCAATGGCGATGGCAATGTGACACTTGAAGAAGCGCGCACTCACAGCGCGAAGATGTTCGAACGCGCCGATGCCGATGGCAATGGCGTGATTGATCGGGCAGACCGCGCTGCAAAGCAGGCAGAGCGCTTTGCCAAAATGGATGCAAACGGCGACGGCGAAGTCACGCAGGCTGAAATGCAGGTCGCGCGCGAAGCACGACAGAGCCGACGCCAGGAACGCCGTGGTGATCGCGCAGAACGCATGTTCGCCCGCGCAGACACCGATGGCAGCGGCGGTCTTAGCCAGGAAGAGATGTCTGCAGCCCGCGAAGCGATGCGCGCTCGGGCAGGAGAACGCGGTGGTCGCGAAGCGCGACAAGGCCGCGGTGGTCCTTCGCGGATGATGGCTATGCTACGCCGCGCAGATACCAATGGCGACGAAGCTGTGACGCGCGAGGAATTCGATGCGGCTATAGAGACGCGTTTTAACAGTGCAGATAAAGATGGCTCTGGCACGATTTCATCTGCAGAGCGCAAGGCAGCGCGCGAAGCGATGCGCGAGCAGCGCAGCGGACCCTAG